In Chaetodon auriga isolate fChaAug3 chromosome 9, fChaAug3.hap1, whole genome shotgun sequence, the genomic window CTGATAAGTTCTACTTTCTCTGTTCTGACAGCTCTAAATACACAACCCACCCAGGTAATTTGCTGTCTTTAATAACACACCTGCCAGCCACAGCACCTACCTGCTTTCACTTTATTTCCAGCAGAGTAACGTCCTCCCAGCTCAGTCTGTGGTAGTCTGTCCCTGTGACTATGGCTGGTGTGAGCAGAGGgaagtctttctctgtctgacagGTGTCTCTGTCCCCTGAGCTAGAGAACAGGTACAGGCGTGAGAGCTGGCAAGCCCAGCCAGTCATGGGAGGTATAGTTGTGGGGTGGAGCAATACGTGTTTGTctatctctctgtgtgtgtgtgtgtgtgtgtgtgcgtagtaGAGGTTGCTAAGAACTCATTTTGTTTACTACATCTGTGCTTTGTTCGTGGGAGTCAAGCAAGCACATACCTGTCGCACAGGTGGCTGACGATCAATTTTGAGAGCAAGGgagggaaagggaaagaagagCGCGACAGCAAGGTGCACAGCGGGGCATACATAAACGGAGGTGACTCGCAGCAACATCTCCTCTGGGAACGCTGCTCTCATGCTCACTGGGTAGGAAAATCCAGGAAGCACAGACATCATTAAAATGAGATCAAGACACACAAGTGATCTGAGataacaaacagaaacagtggtCCGCACATCAAGAGAGATAATATCAAAGCCAATCTTGACAtgagaaaatgaatatattgAATTCTACTTTTATATCTGAAAAAAACGTTTCAGtactttcatgtgtttttatacaaataaaactttgCAGATCAAATTTGCCACATCATTAGAACCTGATAAAAGACGGTTATGACTTCGTTTAACCTTTTGTAGGACATATTCTGGGCAGAAAGGCAGATGAAAGCCTATTATAAACAGTGTTTGCTCAATGAGAGTGAAAGCGTTTCTGCTTGTAtgaaagatgagaaaaatgaGTCAATGCCAACAATTTCTCAAACAAACTGCAAGAAAAAGCAGTCTGAGCACCTGGCCACAATGTGCACTcttagaaaacacaacatggaaATTATCCGACCACTATTTCTATGCAAAAACCAGCCTCACACATGCTGTGCATAGATTTACAAAGCCTTTTCAAATCAGAAAAGGGTGTGAATAGATTTCGCAACATGTCAGCGAGAGCGGGTGGAAGAGGAAATTAGCAAGTCTGAGAGCCAAAGTTTCACTCTGGTGAGCACATTGGCAAGTGTAAACGCTCACCTCTATTATCTACCTGGATCCCTCTTCTCTTCCCCTAAACAAGAAACCAGTCGGACAGCCTTGCCTGGTGGCGTTGACTCTAGCAGTGAATCATTAGGGTGCTGCTGGCGCAGAATTAAAACGAGAATGCAAAGTATCTGAGCTTAACTACCTCCTTCTTGTCACCAAGCCAAGACAAGGAATGACAAAAATTCTTCTTCATCCAGAAAAGGGAAACCTCTGTAGCAGCTAATTAATATATTTAACATGAATGCTGTGAAAATGAGGCCCTGTCATATCTCAAAGTTCAGCAGTTTTCTAACTTTGTCATCATGAAAATGACACAATCATTGCCCATCCCATTCTTGTATTCCATGACTGTCCTTCAGTGGCATTCAGCAGATTGCCTAACTCATAAAAACACACGCCGTCCTGTTGATACAAAGAATCTAATAGCACAGACAGCTCAGCGTCATAGAGGAGCTCCCATATGTGATTGTTGGCCATCCCAAAGAATGGGAAGACTCTGTGATGCCTGTCTTAAAACAATGCTCACATGGCCATTTAAAGACTGAAGCAGTTCAGCTGAAGACAATATGAGACTTCAGCAGCATCTTGGaaagtttcagtgtttttagtgCTAAATTTACTTTTTGCTTTCCCCAAACAGTGTTTCTTTGTTAAGCTACAATGAAGGTGTAGtcacacaaagagagaacaTTGTACTAAAAACACAATAAGTTTGGAAGATAGCTAATGATTTGTCAATCACAGACTCCTAAAGCCGCATAAAAGCTTTGGCTGggctttgaaatgtattttcacaaAGAACAAAGTCTGCACATTTGTccccttttttttgctttggagGAGCATTAGGACCTTTCATGGCCAGTATAGACAGGAAGAACAATTATAGCAACCAAAAACAGATTCAGTGTACAAATGGGTATGTCTGCTTTGAAGACAAACTTTGCCTCTGATCTTTAGTGAAAAGGCCTGCTTCACAGTCGCCATTCTTCCTCACTGTCAAGATATTGGATGAGGATGAGGTCGGGGCTTTGTGCGAGCCAGTCAAGTTCTTCAAACCAAAGCCcagaaaaccatttctttatgTGCATGGTGTTGGAGTATTGttctgttcaaacaaaaaagGGCCCATCCTAAACTGTTGCCATAAGTTAGAGGCTCACTGTTGTCTAAAGTATCACTGCATACTGCAGCATTAAGACTTCTCTTAATTCAACCCAAGGAGCCTCTTCGACTAAATAAAACCACCCCAGACACACATCACCTTGTCTACACACGTTTGGCCACAAACTGTAAAAGCAGTAATAACTTTAAGAATCACTGTCATGCAAGTGGCATCCGGACAATCATCTTTTAGAGGAATGTATTGAGGCATTTAGACATAAACAGCAGCATCCAGATGTGTGTACAGCAGCACACAAGTGAAACACATGGAAATACAACAAGAATATTTCTACATGTTTGCAGTTTACACAGTGGAAAGTCAGTATGTTCGAGTACTCATAATCTGTGCTTTTAGCAGTGACTAAGAGTCTTAAAACTTTTAGAAGACTGCAGTGTGTTGACCAAAGCCAGGGCcatctgctgccatctgctggtgtACATGGTACATAAACATTGAAAAGGCACACAAATGCTTCACATTGATAAATGTCTGTTCCCTCATCTTGAATTGTCCATTCAGTGCAACCTGATGACCTTATGCCCACAGGCTTACATTTCTCAACAGTCTCCACATCCATTCCACCATCAAGCCCCGTTTCTGAGGTGAGGGTAGCTCTGCACTGTGCGTGCTATCCCCTCCTTCAGGCCGACTACCGGCTTGTAGCCCAGCTCCTGCTTGGCGCGGTCACAGCTGTAATAGTGGTGGGTTCCAGCCAGGGCCACTCTCATTGGTGTAAAGGTGGGTTTAAAGGACACTAGAGGGCGCAGGATCACGGCCAGCAGCCAGAGGAGCAGGGCCAGTCCGTACACAAGGGCATACGGGAGGTGGTAGCGGGGAGCAGCGTATCCCAGAGCCACCAACACCTCAGACATGAAGTCCCAGAATCTAACTGGCTCGTCATTGGTGATGTGGTATGGCTGAAAGTGAAGCGGACAATACGAGATATAAGATGTGTGAACTTGAAATTCAGTTTGCAAAGCATCCACGAATGAAAATTCTGACCCTGAAGAAGGTGTGTAACGACGATTTCATGGGCAGAATCCttaaaacagcagcaccacaggGTTGACTCTAAGTCTGCTTTTATTCTCACTCACTTTTCCACATGTGGGGGAGTCTGGCCTCAGGCGCTCAGCAGCCAGGATGTGGCCATGAACCACATTCTCTACAAAAGTGAAATCCACCAGATTGGTGCCatcactgaagaaaacaaagacagaggatgTAAAATAACAAGAATCAGAGCATTTAATCATTCAGCATACTGGTACAACAGTCTGTGGGCTGAGCCACTGCCTCACTACAGTGTAATGTAAATACATGCTAAAATTATATTAGAAGTTTATTCTGGTCAACAAGTTAGCAACAGTAAGGGTAGGAGGGTTAGCAGAGCTAGCTCTGAAAACTGGTGCATCTATTGCCTTCACAGGCAGTTGATAAAATAGCAGCATGAACCACTTCAGGTCAGTTTTGTAGGTTTAAACACTGCACAGGTTTGATCAAGGTGAACATTGATATCTAAAGTTAGCTAGCTGTACATATTTGTATATTTGGctattttaaagtgttttttttttaaaacaagaacCACTTATTCTATTTCTAATAGTAGAGTAAACTAGTTGGATTGGCATCAATGCAATAAATCCTAATGCTCCTTCCACCTACCCAATAATGAACTTCATCTTGCCCCTGCGAGCAGTGTCCACTAGGATAGGAACCAGCTGTGGGTCCCGAGGGCCAAATATACCATGAGGCCGGATGGCAACTGTGAGGAAACCTTTCTCCTTGTCACAAGCCTCAAGGACCAACTGAAATAGAAAGGCAGCAGAAAATATTCAAGTCTTCACACTGTAAAACAGGAGGTGGTGCAAAAGCGTGCTCTGATCATTTGATCTCTCTCGTAGGTGTGTCTGATTGTGAAAGGCCTGCAGTAGATGACACACAAATAACAGAGGAAGTGCATGAAAGATGCATCGACTACTGCTGAAGACACTGTTTTGTCAATGTTGTATGAAATTGTAGCTATGTGCAAATCAGAGTCTCCACCTCGAACTTGACTTTTGgctgaggaaggaaaaaaattccaaagtggagaaaacaaactgggCTACACTGGTGAAAGCACTAAATCCCATTTAAAAACACCGCTGTCCTACCTTTTCTTGCTCAATCTTGGTTTCTGTGTAATAGTCGATGGGCTTCTTGGCGTACGGTAGATCCTCTCTCCCATTCTTGATATCTGTCCCTTCGAACACCACACTGGCACTGCTTGTCAGGACCAGTTTCTGGCAGAATCAAGGAGTTAAACCACTTCAATGTCATCTTTCATCCTTGGATAGGAAAAAGCCTAGTCTGTCATTGCCtggctgcccccccccccacctcaccTGTACTCCAGCCTCGATGCAGGCCTGAATGACGGTGCGTGTGCCCTGAATGTTGACTCTCTCAAACAGCCCACGGTCATCGCTGGCAGGGGACGGGGAGGCACAGTGGAAGACCAGGGACACGTCTTTCAGAGCTGGCAGCAGAGCCTGAGGCACAATGTGACAGACACTTCACAGCTATTGACAATTTCATGAGAAGTCATAGTCCAGGCcacagatctttttttttttttttttttctttttaaagtctTTTGAGGTAAGTCTCAAATGCTCATTGGCAAACTGAAAGTCAACTACAAGTATTTCAGGCCTCTGAAGGCTTAAAAAAGACActgcatttgaacattttcctcATAATTTATGCTAAATAAACTTCATGGCCTACATGTCACTGTCACTTATTTACTTAAACATTGTTCCAGAAGTTTACCAGGTCAAGGATGAGTGCTAGTCTCACCTGTTTGTCGCAGAGGTCTCCCAGGTGGAAGGTGACACCGGGCAGCTCGTAGCTCTGGCGGatgtcaaacacagagacagagtagCCTCGgtccagcagcttctccaccAGGTGTCTGCCCAGGAAGCCAGCCCCGCCGACCACTGTGCACCGTTTACTGCTCTGTATGACGCAAAGAAAGCCCTTATAGATACTTTCCAAAAATTAAACAACACTAGCATAACGAAAAGTTAAAGCACATTTGCACCGTTGAAAATGTTCAAACTCACCGGTCGAACGCGCGTGGCCATGAGTGAAAAGCGACCAACAGGTGAGAGAGACTATCAGGACTTGAAACAGGAGCTCTGGTGAAAATGTAGAGAAAAGTGTTCTTAATTCTAAATACGTGACAACTTTTAACATAAGCAGCGCGCGGTAATGTACTATTTACCCGTAGTCAACGCGTGCAACCCCGCAACACACGACCCATGAACTGTTTGAATCAGCTGAGTGAGAAatgctctgtgattggtcgaGCCAAAGCTCAGCACAAAGGTGACGTTCAACAATAGCCAATGGTGTACGGAGTACGTCAAAGAACGCCACAATTTAAACCAATCAGAACTCACAAAGAGATTATATCCGCCTCCTAGCTGAAAAACCACGCCCTCTGACATACAACAGACCaatacagagaggcagagagaaaactgtGTGTTGTCATCAATATTGGTcgtgtctctcttcctctggcGTTTATTTATTCtagtatttgtttgtttgtatattGAGGGaaaaaacatgggaaacaaTAAAGAACCAGTGTCCACATAACTGCCAAACAGTGGTTGATTTTTGACCGCTGCAAGAGTGCAAATTGAACGACTGCATGAAGGAGGAATGTgtaacaggagaaaaaaatatatagtaaTTTGAGAAACGGACaaaagtaaaaggaaaaaaatagtaTCAAAATAGAGTTAAAGCATATATTTGAGAACATAACTGAGATGTGAGTAACCACACTTGTGCCACGGAGTGTACTGATCCTTCCATTGATGACATGCTTTCTTCAGAAGTGACAATTTCTCTCTGGATCAGAGGCCGTGGATGTTGGCAATATCTAGGGAATATAAGAGCTTTTATTATACAATCATTatcttattattttattataattACCATTTTATTACAATAATTAGGTATTCTCTATAATTCCGTCTCTATATGATTTCCCTCTTTTCCAAAGAGCTGAGGTGAATTTTCTGACCGTGTCGTGCCCCGTGATCCTCAGCAACCAATCAGCTGTTTGCCCGACTGGAGCGTTTGATATCCATTACCGTGTGTGCCTGTTCGGTTTCTCCTTTACTTCTTCAACGTCCATAAACAATCGTCTGGTCTGCTGACACAAAGGGTGAACAAATCAAACGAACCAGCTCCATGACAGCGGCAGCTGAGCAGCAAAACCTGTGtctgctgttagctagttaacGTTTATTTTCTGCACCTTTTGGTGGCTGTTCCTGCGAAATAAATACACCTTTTTGAGGAATAAGAAATTATCTCAGACTCAGTGTGAGTAAACTGTTAATGCGAGCACCTGATGTGAAGTGTACACCGTTTCatcatctccttctcctcctccctaAATGGCTTCGTAGCCCTGAGGAAAACATTGATTGCCTAATAGATCTGCAGTTCTTTTTGTCAATCAGGTATACAAGAACTGATGGTGAGTACATATGTTTCACGATAACCTAAATCTATGTGATGCTGCATTTGAGCCACACGTGACGGATATTTCCATTATTCTTTATTCTATTGAACAGCTATTTGGCTTTATAGAAACCTCTCAGATTCTGATGTCATCATGGACGTGATTGCTCTTGTGTCTGCAACCATTTCTActttttctttgcctctgcCTCACCTCCTGTTTCCCCACCAGGCGACCAGTGCCAAGAGACCATCCCTGCAGGGTCCTGTGCCACCTCCTCGCAAGAAGACCACCCCCAAACCAGAGCTGACCGAGGAGCAGAAGCAGGAGATCAGGGAGGCCTTTGAGCTGTTTGACACCGATGGATCCGGGTACATCGATGTCAAGGAGCTCAAGGTAAAAGTGCTCGAAAACTGATTGCAATCAACACGTGTCGGCGGGGTGGGGGTGGCAGCTTTCTTATTTGTGCCTCACTCGCCACCTTTCTCACACTGTGCCAGGTCGCCATGAGAGCTCTGGGGTTTGAGCCGAAGAAAGAGGAGATCAAGAAGATGATTGGTGAAGTGGATAAGGATGGCACAGGGAAAATCTCCTTTGCTGACTTCCTTGCTGTCATGACACAGAAAATGGTAGTAATCTACTGTATGACTGTATGCATCGGCattgtctttcatttctctttcatttcagccCCATTTAGATTTCCCATTGACTTTTACTGGTATTGCTTTTCATTGGCACTCACAAACTCTGGCCACATTTCTTTGAGTTAAGATGTGGTTGTTCCATCATCTGTCCTTCGCTGTGTGGCAAAACAACTCTCCATCTTCTCCAATTTTAGGCTGAGAAGGACTCCAAGGAGGAGATCCTGAAAGCTTTCCGTCTGTTCGATGACGATGAGACAGGCAAGATCTCATTCAAAAATCTGAAGAGAGTAGCCAAAGAGCTTGGGGAGAACCTcacagatgaagagctgcaggtatAGCACATAACTATGTGACAAAACAACATTCAGATACGTGAATGCGTCAGTGCCGACACACCGTCTGCTTGTGAATAACATCAAACTGGCTTGACTtgcctcctccttccctccgttctccttttcacttcctctcgtgttgtgtgtttgtgaaggagaTGATAGATGAAGCAGACAGGGATGGAGACGGAGAAGTGAACCAACAGGAGTTCCTGCGCATTATGAAGAAAACCTGCCTGTACTGAAGGAAGTGCATGACATCAGTGTTGGTGATGTCGAGGGGACCAGCGGTGGTTTTACATTTGATGCTGCTCGTGTATCTACTTCTGTCTCAAAAATCCTCAAAACCCTTGTTATTGTGTTGTGCCATACGTTTCCACTAACTGTCACATACTACACTGGAAGGAAATTACTTAAGACTTGAGCACAAAGTCTGGTCAAATGCCAAATTATCCTCCTTTGATTTACATGATAATCTACATTACAGTTgccaaaaacaggaagagaagaagctCTTTCTTGTTTGGAATGCTGCATACTTTTACGAAGAATACGCCCAGAATATTATTTAGAATATCTGTATTATTTGTTGTCAAGAAATTCTCAGTGCCTACGTCAAtgcagtgacaaacacagtacATTCCAATGCTTTGATTAATAATACAGTGTGTGCATTAAGCGTCATCCATCTGTAGATCGTTTGGTTTATACGGATACCTCCAGTGTTTCATGTCATGGCTCTTGTATGCTGGTCCTCCAGAGAAATATACAATGTGAGCAGATGGCTAAGCTCTGATGATGGGGCAGTGCTGTCTCACTTCAGTGCTACCTGTGGATTTGTGCCTGTGCCTCTTGAAAGGGGTGGTCATCACAATCAGGGAAGCTGCCCGACCTCTCTGACCTGCACGCCTTCCCGCTGTCTTAAAAAtatgatgatggtgtgtgtgtttttcttgtagcATTGAGTATTTATCCCCCTGCATTCTTGAATGTTTTGTATAATACATAGTGACTTTGATGAGTAGATATATACCATGTAAGTGTAAAGGTACAAATGAAACATATTGAAGCAAGTCGTCCTGTCTTTTATTTGCCATTATTGTATGCATCAGTGTCTCTTGTAGTCATCAGTGTTTGAACAGCATGACTCTGCTTTTTATCTCTTATGCACATCATTAATGCTTCATTTGATTCCACTGATGTTAATAAACACGTATTGTTTGTTGCTAAAATGCAAACAGATTACAGGAAGGTGCTGCTACCTTACCACAGCGTGTTGACGCAACCAAGCTCACTAATTCAAACAAGTAAATTTAAGGTGTGAAGCAATAAACGTGGACAGCCTACTGTGCCGAATGGGAAGATACTGCTCCTCTCATTCAGGCAGCACAGGGGACAATTGTTAAATTTAATAAATAGCAGGTCCTCAAACACATGTTTATCAGGCTTAATGGCTAACTTTGGTCATTGACTTTCTTCCTGTGTGCAGCTTGTCGTATTCTTTGCTGCAGCTCCCTTGAGCGGTAGCCGTAGACCAGAGGGATGAGTGACACCCCCAGGTTGTAGGTGATGGTGGCTGCAATATCAAAAGCATCTCCGTGCAGGTAGCCAGGGATCAGGTAGCTGTCCATGACCACAGGAACAGAAAAGAGAACGGTCTGAGCTACCTGGAGAGTCAGGGTCACACAAGCTCTGTTGGTGCAGAGCAGTCCTGCATGCATGTCCCAGCAGAGCAGGCAGAAGCAACCGAGGATGGTCAGAAAGCACAGAGGCACCAACACAGCGGTTCCAATGGTGCAATACAGCACCAGAGCCGACGTCCCTGACAGGCAGGGGCTCAGGATGAGAGGTCGACAGCGGGGAGAGGTAAAATTGACCTGGATGGTGCTGAGGCTGATAGACAGAGCCACACTGGTGACCACAGCTGATAAGGTCCACATGGCTGCAACAGTTGCTCTCTTCCTTTGAGGACACATCAAGAACTCATAGCGCAGGGGCCACTTGACAGCTACAAAGCGATCCACGGCCAGAGCGGTGCTCAGGAAGAGGTCCACctgcacagaggaagtgaagacaTGAAGTAGATGCAACCCTCGGTTTTGGTTCTTACCCATCATGTCAAGGTtttaggaggaggaggaggaggaggagggggaggaggagggggaggtcaCAGCATTTGTAAAGAAGCCTGCAGGTAAAACGAGTCTTGTCTCTTCTCTAACTTACTGTGCTGAATAATTCACATGTATCATCTggcacagaaacatttttttttagcatgtctTAAAGCAATACTCACATGTTCATACTGACTCTGAgagtttcattttcaacataAGAGATGGGAttcaaaatccacagtcctcatGCAAAAgtaaaaatcataaaaatctgtgtttttggcACAatcttctgtctttttgttaGTATCCCTCCACCAGAGCTCAGCAAGGAAATATAGAAAATCAGATTCAAAAAGAGGGAATTttgcactgaaaagaaaaatatagcCTCATATTTGTGttagtttattatttttacacagaaCCAGTTGTTGATTTTATCTCCCATCACTTCGCATTAATAATGGATCTCATCTCACTACCCATCCAGTCCAAAAGAGTTGTAACCTCTACTGTAACGGTAAATCAAAGCTaagtgtgacaaaaaaaaatgcattgcatGAATATAATATGTGTTTTACAAACCAGTGAGCAGGTCTGGATGGCAGCGCAGAAGATCAGACACTGGGCCACAGGTATACCCTCCCTGGATCTTAAGAGAACTGCTTTGGCTgtccagaggagctgctgaaatGGCAATAATGAGAATCGTTTAGCTCAAAAGTCAAAGGgtgaatcatcatcatcgtctcaCTTATTAAGAAAAGGCATGCTTGAACGGTCTCATAAAAATCCGTCCAAAGTCAAAAAGTGTGTGCCTATGGTACCTGGAGGTTGTCACACAAGAGGAGGTGTGTGAGGAGCAGGAAGCGAGTGTGTCTGAGGAGGGACGGGGAGCGTGTGATGAGCAGGAGTAAAGGAACACTGAGCGCGGTGTTCAAGgtgcagctcacacacatgctgaccATCTTCACCAGGTGGAAGGTGCTGGAGTTGATCTGCGCCTGGCTCTCCAGTGTTGTCACATTGCAGTGGATATACATGACACAGACAGTCCTGTTTCCTAATAAGAGAAATACAAGTCATTAGCACCTAGGCAGCTGAAAAGCCAACCATAGATCTCTGCTACCTCAtctgaaaggggaaaaaacatatAACACTCTCACCCTCATGTGTTTCAAAGCTGCTCTTCTCTCTTGAGCATTTCCAGCATGATGTggtgcagcagacacacagtctgaagtcaGGTTCATTCTGATGGCTGATTCCGACTGAATCTCCCAGTTATGTGCTAACATTACAGGCTGTCCATTTACTCAGCGTCGCCATGTCAACGTGTCAGACCTCAGGCCTCAAAACCTCACCCCTGTGGTCATTGATGCGTCAACAGCTAGTGTTTGTCATCAGGATTGCATTCACTTATTTATACAAAAGCTAGTTACAGTATTAATACACCTGTACAGAATTGTATTTTATATGTCAATATTTGCCTGACAGCACAGGCTCAGTCATGGAAAATGTAGCACCATCCGCTCTCACCCATACACATTACCATATCTCTGTAAAATATTTAG contains:
- the nsdhl gene encoding sterol-4-alpha-carboxylate 3-dehydrogenase, decarboxylating, with protein sequence MATRVRPSSKRCTVVGGAGFLGRHLVEKLLDRGYSVSVFDIRQSYELPGVTFHLGDLCDKQALLPALKDVSLVFHCASPSPASDDRGLFERVNIQGTRTVIQACIEAGVQKLVLTSSASVVFEGTDIKNGREDLPYAKKPIDYYTETKIEQEKLVLEACDKEKGFLTVAIRPHGIFGPRDPQLVPILVDTARRGKMKFIIGDGTNLVDFTFVENVVHGHILAAERLRPDSPTCGKPYHITNDEPVRFWDFMSEVLVALGYAAPRYHLPYALVYGLALLLWLLAVILRPLVSFKPTFTPMRVALAGTHHYYSCDRAKQELGYKPVVGLKEGIARTVQSYPHLRNGA
- the LOC143325590 gene encoding uncharacterized protein LOC143325590 gives rise to the protein MYIHCNVTTLESQAQINSSTFHLVKMVSMCVSCTLNTALSVPLLLLITRSPSLLRHTRFLLLTHLLLCDNLQQLLWTAKAVLLRSREGIPVAQCLIFCAAIQTCSLVDLFLSTALAVDRFVAVKWPLRYEFLMCPQRKRATVAAMWTLSAVVTSVALSISLSTIQVNFTSPRCRPLILSPCLSGTSALVLYCTIGTAVLVPLCFLTILGCFCLLCWDMHAGLLCTNRACVTLTLQVAQTVLFSVPVVMDSYLIPGYLHGDAFDIAATITYNLGVSLIPLVYGYRSRELQQRIRQAAHRKKVNDQS
- the cetn2 gene encoding uncharacterized protein cetn2, whose protein sequence is MATSAKRPSLQGPVPPPRKKTTPKPELTEEQKQEIREAFELFDTDGSGYIDVKELKVAMRALGFEPKKEEIKKMIGEVDKDGTGKISFADFLAVMTQKMAEKDSKEEILKAFRLFDDDETGKISFKNLKRVAKELGENLTDEELQEMIDEADRDGDGEVNQQEFLRIMKKTCLY